A single region of the Thermotoga profunda AZM34c06 genome encodes:
- the fabD gene encoding ACP S-malonyltransferase, with product MKAFLFPGQGSQYSGMGKDFSIYPRAYFFFERAKDVLGIDMYRLMNEDEEVLKLTENAQPAIYLASYIAFDELMRNGHVPSILAGHSLGEYTALAAADVYDFELGIYLVRKRGEYISQAVLPGEGTMAAIIGLKFKEVEEKISTLEGVWIANHNAEDQVVISGLKSSVKTAMELLKTKAKRVVELKVSGPFHTPLLESAKEKMARELRDVKFRKPRWPIVMNCTGQETTDPEEIKKYVLEQITSPVLWYDSICNIMRKTNVSDFVEVGPNKVLSNLLKRSTPLSCHHFTELVIQESKLEVVQV from the coding sequence ATGAAAGCGTTCCTCTTTCCAGGTCAAGGTTCTCAATATTCTGGGATGGGAAAAGACTTCTCAATTTATCCAAGGGCGTATTTTTTCTTTGAAAGAGCGAAGGATGTACTTGGAATTGATATGTACCGGTTGATGAACGAGGATGAAGAGGTTCTCAAATTAACAGAGAATGCACAACCAGCGATTTATCTTGCAAGCTATATAGCTTTTGATGAATTAATGCGAAATGGTCATGTCCCTTCAATACTGGCTGGTCATAGTTTGGGTGAGTATACTGCTCTTGCAGCTGCTGATGTTTATGACTTCGAACTTGGGATCTATTTGGTCAGAAAAAGGGGTGAATATATCTCACAGGCAGTCCTTCCAGGGGAAGGTACTATGGCAGCAATCATAGGTCTCAAATTCAAGGAAGTTGAAGAAAAGATATCCACCTTGGAAGGAGTATGGATTGCGAACCACAACGCCGAAGATCAAGTTGTGATAAGTGGTCTCAAGAGCAGTGTTAAAACAGCTATGGAGTTGTTGAAAACGAAGGCAAAAAGAGTTGTTGAACTCAAAGTTAGTGGACCATTCCACACACCTTTACTCGAAAGTGCAAAAGAAAAAATGGCACGAGAACTCAGAGATGTCAAATTCAGAAAACCACGCTGGCCAATCGTAATGAATTGCACTGGTCAAGAAACGACAGATCCAGAGGAGATAAAAAAATATGTATTAGAGCAAATAACTTCACCAGTACTCTGGTACGATTCAATTTGCAACATCATGAGAAAAACAAATGTTTCAGACTTTGTCGAAGTAGGACCTAATAAAGTCTTATCAAATCTCTTGAAAAGATCTACACCTTTGTCCTGTCATCATTTCACAGAGCTTGTAATACAAGAGAGCAAACTTGAAGTTGTACAAGTTTAG
- the fabK gene encoding enoyl-[acyl-carrier-protein] reductase FabK, which yields MKNRLTELLKIEYPILMGGMAWAGTPKLVAAVSNAGGLGVIGSGAMNPEQLTNAIHSTRHLTDKPFGVNIMLASPYADELVKIVLKECVPVVTFGAGNPAKYVSTLKQHGITVIPVVASDSLAKLLERSGVDAVVAEGMESGGHIGEVTTIVLVNKVARSVKVPVIAAGGIADGRAMAAAFALGAEGVQIGTRFLASFEAEIHENYKKKILSASIRDTVVTGMKLGHPARVLKTPFAKQICELEAQSPLEAEQVLVGSLRRAVLEGDIDSGSFMAGQVTGLIDEILPVNEIICRIFQEFKQTIKRLYEEVLP from the coding sequence ATGAAAAATAGACTGACCGAGTTGCTGAAAATAGAATATCCAATTCTCATGGGTGGCATGGCTTGGGCCGGCACTCCAAAACTCGTAGCTGCTGTTTCAAATGCCGGGGGTTTGGGAGTAATAGGTTCAGGTGCCATGAATCCAGAACAGCTAACAAACGCAATTCATTCCACGAGACATCTGACAGATAAGCCTTTTGGTGTGAATATCATGCTTGCTTCGCCATATGCAGATGAACTTGTCAAAATCGTTTTGAAAGAGTGTGTACCAGTTGTAACCTTTGGTGCGGGAAATCCTGCAAAGTATGTGTCAACATTAAAGCAACATGGTATAACGGTAATTCCAGTGGTTGCCTCTGATTCACTGGCAAAATTGCTTGAAAGATCAGGAGTAGATGCTGTGGTTGCGGAAGGTATGGAATCTGGTGGTCACATCGGAGAGGTAACAACAATTGTGTTGGTGAACAAGGTGGCAAGATCCGTGAAGGTACCAGTCATTGCGGCGGGCGGTATTGCCGATGGTAGAGCGATGGCTGCGGCTTTCGCTTTAGGCGCAGAGGGTGTTCAAATTGGTACAAGATTTTTAGCATCGTTCGAAGCGGAAATTCATGAAAATTATAAAAAGAAGATTCTGAGTGCTTCAATAAGAGATACCGTTGTGACTGGTATGAAACTTGGTCATCCGGCAAGGGTCTTGAAGACACCATTTGCAAAACAAATTTGTGAACTTGAAGCACAAAGCCCTCTTGAGGCAGAACAAGTCTTGGTTGGCAGCTTAAGAAGAGCAGTTCTGGAGGGAGACATCGATTCTGGTTCCTTTATGGCAGGGCAGGTGACGGGATTGATAGATGAAATATTACCTGTCAACGAAATCATTTGTAGGATTTTTCAGGAGTTTAAACAGACAATTAAAAGGCTTTATGAGGAGGTGTTGCCATGA
- the fabZ gene encoding 3-hydroxyacyl-ACP dehydratase FabZ gives MNIDQIMKILPHRFPMLLVDRVIEKSKDHVIAAKNVTAGEIFFMGHFPDYPIYPGVLIIEGLAQAAGIMLLEPDQNVIPLFLGIDEARFKSEVRPGDTLTYEVSLKESKLGVFKVNGIAKVQGKVVATATLLVGVKKNEK, from the coding sequence TTGAATATTGATCAAATAATGAAAATATTACCTCATCGTTTTCCAATGCTTCTGGTCGACAGAGTTATTGAAAAAAGTAAAGATCATGTGATTGCAGCAAAGAACGTAACTGCTGGTGAGATATTCTTCATGGGTCATTTTCCAGATTATCCTATTTACCCTGGTGTGTTGATAATTGAAGGCCTTGCTCAGGCGGCGGGGATTATGTTGCTCGAACCCGATCAAAATGTAATACCACTATTTCTTGGAATTGATGAAGCGAGGTTCAAGTCAGAGGTAAGACCCGGTGACACTCTTACCTACGAAGTCAGTTTGAAAGAATCAAAATTGGGAGTTTTCAAAGTCAATGGCATCGCCAAAGTTCAAGGGAAAGTAGTAGCGACAGCAACACTTTTAGTGGGAGTGAAAAAGAATGAAAAATAG
- the fabF gene encoding beta-ketoacyl-ACP synthase II: protein MRRVVVTGMGIISPIGIGKEEVLQSLKDSKIAADTITSFDASNLPVKIAAEIKDFDPEKFIDKKLARRTDRFVHFALVAVKEALDQAKINLPDFSERTAVLIASGMGGFITLDTENNKFLSAGASKVSPFLIPMLLINMASGIVAIEHGLKGINFAPVSACAASGHAVAMGSMLIRHGYADVAIVGGAEATIAPLPIAGFANMKALSTRNDEPKKASRPFDVDRDGFVMGEGGAVLIIEAEEIAKKRNAQILAEIKGFGMNDDAYHMSAPDPEGSGAEKAMRMALEDAKINPDDIQYVSCHATSTPAGDVAEAKAIERIFGKHVFVNSSKALMGHLLGAAAAAELVIAILQMHSNFLHAMPNLDNLDPQIGINVVGKKTIETEIRNFMKNSFGFGGHNVSLVVGRYQG, encoded by the coding sequence GTGCGCCGAGTTGTTGTCACTGGAATGGGAATAATTTCACCAATTGGTATAGGAAAAGAAGAAGTACTTCAATCCTTGAAAGATTCAAAAATAGCAGCTGATACAATCACGAGTTTTGATGCAAGTAATTTACCAGTGAAAATAGCAGCAGAGATAAAAGATTTCGATCCTGAAAAATTCATCGACAAAAAACTTGCACGTAGAACAGACAGGTTTGTTCACTTTGCACTCGTTGCAGTCAAAGAGGCGTTGGATCAGGCAAAGATTAATTTACCAGATTTCTCAGAGAGAACTGCAGTTCTCATAGCTTCGGGTATGGGTGGTTTTATAACTCTGGATACAGAGAACAATAAATTCTTATCGGCTGGAGCTTCAAAGGTCAGTCCATTTCTAATACCAATGCTCTTAATAAATATGGCTTCAGGAATTGTAGCGATAGAGCATGGATTGAAAGGGATCAATTTCGCCCCAGTAAGTGCTTGTGCAGCATCAGGTCATGCCGTGGCAATGGGTAGTATGCTCATAAGACATGGATATGCAGATGTTGCAATCGTTGGTGGAGCAGAAGCCACAATTGCTCCACTACCAATAGCTGGATTTGCAAACATGAAAGCTCTATCAACCAGGAATGATGAGCCGAAAAAAGCATCGAGACCCTTTGATGTTGATAGAGATGGCTTTGTCATGGGTGAAGGTGGAGCAGTGTTGATTATCGAAGCTGAGGAAATTGCAAAAAAAAGAAATGCTCAAATTCTTGCCGAAATAAAGGGCTTTGGCATGAATGACGATGCATACCACATGAGTGCACCAGATCCAGAAGGGTCAGGTGCAGAAAAGGCAATGAGAATGGCACTGGAAGATGCGAAGATCAACCCAGATGATATTCAATATGTCAGCTGCCATGCTACCAGTACACCTGCAGGAGATGTAGCAGAGGCAAAAGCTATAGAAAGAATTTTTGGAAAACATGTTTTTGTCAATAGCTCAAAAGCTCTCATGGGACACTTGCTCGGAGCTGCGGCTGCGGCAGAGCTCGTCATAGCAATCCTTCAAATGCACAGTAACTTTTTACATGCAATGCCAAATCTCGATAATCTGGATCCACAGATTGGCATCAATGTTGTTGGTAAAAAGACTATTGAAACTGAGATAAGGAATTTCATGAAAAATTCCTTTGGATTTGGCGGACACAATGTTTCGCTCGTGGTTGGGAGGTATCAAGGTTGA
- a CDS encoding sensor domain-containing diguanylate cyclase, with protein MNIIGYAIESSRGILLKKVVLLSVLSVITFCVCVWIFYSLNLERFEEKIKIARGTLRSAVDFIAKTLDNDFGQSSIYRAILNNDQIYIDKKFNEIKTRYPVIDQIYFESLDVEKLISEQYVVVFQDKIRLLFKIHDASDYLPNEAIVVLIDTKLLLELLGLVDIVVCEEGKFVLIDSIKCNPKKDFLSLSEFVISGIFSVLATVLFELVTTIRMVRVERILRNELLKKNTFQDALLEFTKLVLNGRIHDASQYILQKAVELVPGAQAGSLLMKKGDVFVFTNVYGYDQKIVGNLFFRPEELAQGQDGKVKIIKNLHKINEELLNSEKRDFLYSEGRVNQIKVLLSIPVIVKNDTIAFFNLDNFEDENAFTQESIEVAELFAGQVGLLFERIKLEEELEEQRRIMEYYSYHDPLTGLANRRLLEEFAEKIFSLARRTNRSACLLFMDLHKFKQVNDKFGHSVGDQLLKMIALRIQKSIRENDIVARLGGDEFVFLLSNFSTEEITTFTKRLLKVIQEPLVVENNVFSISANFGIAFYPTDGDNLETLLRNADMALYFSKKRSESFAFYSRLSRDQM; from the coding sequence ATGAATATTATTGGTTATGCAATTGAAAGCTCGAGGGGGATCTTATTGAAAAAGGTTGTATTGTTATCTGTCTTGTCTGTCATAACTTTTTGTGTTTGTGTATGGATTTTCTATTCATTGAACTTAGAGCGCTTCGAGGAAAAGATCAAGATAGCTCGAGGTACGCTTCGTAGTGCCGTTGATTTTATTGCGAAAACACTTGATAATGATTTCGGACAAAGTTCAATCTATAGAGCTATTTTAAATAACGATCAGATTTATATTGACAAAAAATTTAATGAAATCAAGACAAGATATCCAGTTATTGATCAGATCTACTTTGAAAGTCTTGATGTTGAAAAACTGATTTCAGAACAGTATGTCGTTGTTTTTCAAGATAAAATTAGGCTTTTGTTCAAAATACACGATGCATCTGATTATCTCCCGAATGAAGCAATAGTTGTGTTGATAGATACAAAATTATTACTTGAATTACTGGGCTTGGTAGATATCGTAGTTTGTGAGGAAGGAAAATTTGTACTCATAGATAGTATTAAATGTAATCCAAAGAAAGATTTTCTTTCGCTGAGTGAATTTGTCATTTCGGGTATCTTTTCGGTTCTTGCCACTGTTTTATTCGAGCTGGTCACTACGATTAGAATGGTGAGAGTCGAGAGAATCTTGAGAAATGAATTGCTGAAAAAAAACACCTTTCAGGATGCATTGCTTGAATTCACAAAACTTGTGTTAAATGGACGGATCCATGATGCATCACAATATATTTTGCAAAAAGCCGTTGAACTCGTTCCAGGTGCTCAAGCGGGAAGCCTGTTGATGAAAAAAGGCGATGTTTTTGTCTTTACAAATGTCTATGGATATGATCAAAAGATTGTTGGAAATCTATTCTTCAGGCCAGAGGAACTTGCACAAGGACAGGATGGTAAGGTGAAGATCATCAAGAATTTGCACAAAATCAACGAGGAACTCTTGAACAGTGAAAAAAGAGATTTTCTGTACTCGGAAGGTCGCGTGAATCAGATAAAAGTTCTCTTGTCAATACCTGTCATAGTGAAAAATGACACGATAGCGTTCTTCAATCTGGATAATTTCGAAGATGAAAATGCATTTACACAAGAGTCAATAGAAGTTGCAGAACTCTTTGCGGGTCAGGTTGGATTACTCTTTGAGAGGATCAAACTTGAGGAAGAGCTTGAAGAACAAAGACGCATCATGGAATATTACTCATATCACGATCCTTTAACTGGTTTGGCGAATAGAAGATTACTCGAAGAATTTGCCGAGAAGATCTTTTCACTTGCCAGAAGAACGAACAGATCTGCATGTTTGCTTTTCATGGATCTTCACAAATTCAAGCAAGTCAACGATAAATTTGGTCATTCAGTTGGCGATCAGTTGCTCAAGATGATTGCTCTAAGAATTCAAAAGAGCATTCGCGAAAATGACATTGTAGCGAGGTTGGGTGGAGACGAATTTGTATTTCTCTTGTCGAATTTTTCTACTGAAGAGATCACCACATTCACAAAGCGATTACTGAAGGTAATTCAAGAACCATTGGTTGTTGAAAACAATGTTTTTTCGATCTCTGCGAATTTTGGTATAGCCTTCTATCCAACCGATGGAGACAATCTCGAGACTCTTCTCAGAAACGCGGACATGGCTCTATATTTCTCCAAAAAGAGAAGTGAATCATTTGCCTTCTACTCACGGTTGTCGAGAGATCAGATGTGA
- a CDS encoding amidohydrolase, whose product MKILFKNATVFPITKKPFKGDVLVENGKIKQVGDQIRSSKGVETIDLTNKYLFPGFIDAHSHIGLYPEGLGSTESEGNEMTDPVTAHLYALDAFYPDDSAIKKALSGGVTTAFVVMGSANPVGGQGFVAKFSGKTATQMCVMNPVGVKMAFGENPKRVYSEKKVLPNTRMGTAAVIRTFLLKSRDYMKKKELAKKENKEFTDTDPKYEVGEKLLKGELVARMHAHRADDILTAIRIAEEFNIKFVIEHCTEGYKVADILAAKNVPVVAGPLLTFATKLELRDMTMEALKILTEKGVLTALMCDHPVIPLEYATVQAATAMRYGMKEEDLLKMLTINPAKILGLSDRIGSIEPGKDADLVVWSGHPFDMKAIVEKVFIEGELIYSR is encoded by the coding sequence ATGAAGATTCTTTTTAAGAATGCCACGGTTTTTCCAATCACAAAAAAGCCATTCAAAGGAGATGTACTGGTTGAGAACGGAAAGATCAAACAGGTCGGTGATCAAATCAGATCGAGCAAAGGTGTTGAAACCATCGATCTAACCAACAAGTATCTCTTCCCAGGCTTCATCGATGCACATTCTCATATCGGCCTTTACCCTGAAGGACTTGGATCAACTGAAAGTGAAGGAAATGAGATGACAGATCCAGTTACGGCACATTTGTATGCGCTCGACGCCTTTTATCCTGATGATTCCGCAATAAAAAAGGCTCTCTCTGGCGGTGTGACAACTGCATTCGTAGTCATGGGTAGTGCAAATCCCGTTGGGGGACAGGGATTTGTCGCCAAATTCAGCGGAAAAACAGCAACCCAAATGTGTGTCATGAATCCCGTTGGTGTGAAGATGGCCTTTGGTGAAAATCCAAAGCGCGTTTATTCTGAAAAGAAAGTTCTTCCAAACACAAGAATGGGTACTGCAGCAGTTATAAGGACTTTCTTACTCAAATCGCGTGACTACATGAAAAAGAAAGAGCTCGCTAAAAAAGAGAATAAAGAATTCACCGATACAGATCCTAAGTACGAGGTGGGGGAAAAATTGCTGAAAGGTGAATTGGTTGCGAGAATGCATGCACACAGAGCAGATGATATACTCACAGCCATAAGGATAGCAGAAGAATTTAATATCAAATTTGTTATAGAACATTGTACAGAGGGATATAAAGTGGCAGATATCTTGGCAGCAAAAAATGTACCCGTTGTCGCCGGACCATTACTAACTTTTGCGACAAAACTCGAATTGAGAGATATGACAATGGAAGCCTTGAAGATTCTCACTGAAAAGGGCGTATTGACTGCTCTTATGTGTGATCACCCTGTTATACCACTTGAGTATGCAACCGTTCAGGCTGCAACAGCCATGAGATATGGAATGAAAGAAGAGGATCTCCTCAAAATGCTCACGATAAACCCCGCCAAAATTCTGGGTTTATCTGACAGGATAGGATCAATCGAACCAGGAAAAGATGCCGATCTTGTCGTGTGGTCTGGACATCCATTTGATATGAAAGCCATCGTTGAAAAAGTATTCATCGAAGGTGAATTGATATACTCTCGATAA
- a CDS encoding molybdopterin-binding domain-containing protein — protein MNFTCLIVDGDDSFVEKLEKTLVLLPVQVKIKRVPQDVDQIAELIFEEAERSVDLLLILGGVDVRSAAVSSTAVKRICDERVYTLETYLCELLAQHKECILTSPTAGMRKKTLIVSLPQHEAILKVLHLIFEALKGG, from the coding sequence ATGAATTTCACTTGTCTGATTGTTGATGGAGATGATTCATTCGTTGAAAAATTGGAAAAGACACTGGTTCTTTTACCAGTACAGGTGAAGATCAAAAGAGTACCACAAGATGTTGATCAAATAGCAGAGTTAATCTTTGAGGAGGCGGAAAGATCGGTTGATCTCTTACTCATCTTGGGTGGTGTGGATGTAAGAAGTGCGGCAGTTTCCAGTACGGCGGTGAAAAGAATCTGTGATGAAAGAGTTTATACACTTGAAACTTATTTGTGTGAATTACTCGCACAACACAAAGAATGTATATTGACATCTCCGACTGCTGGAATGAGGAAAAAAACATTAATTGTATCACTACCCCAACATGAAGCAATCCTAAAAGTATTACATTTAATATTTGAGGCACTAAAAGGCGGTTGA
- the gltA gene encoding NADPH-dependent glutamate synthase: MPEQEPHERIKNFSEVALGYSEEQAVLEARRCLQCPAHPCVSGCPVGIDIPGFIRKIKEGNFEESAKILKKYNNLPAICGRVCPQEVQCEEKCVVGKIPGSEPVAIGRLERFVADWEAANIKDLKVDPQPPREKKIAVIGSGPAGLTVAADLAKMGYSVDIFETLHKPGGVLVYGIPEFRLPKSIVEREVRYIESLSVKIHLNTPVGKAIPVEELLDKYDAIFIGVGAGTPKFMKIPGTNLNGVYSANEFLTRVNLMKAYLFPEYDTPVKKGKNVVIVGGGNVAMDAARSALRLGAKDVVVVYRRTEQEMPARREEYLHAVEEGIKFKWLTQPLRYIGDEKGRVTGVECISMELGEPDESGRRRPIPIEDSRFIIETDMVVEAIGTDANRFLLSQFKGLTLNKYGYVIADSETGATSLRKVFAGGDIVTGAATVIEAMGAGKRAAYWIDKFLSGEYDPWR, translated from the coding sequence ATGCCAGAGCAGGAACCCCATGAGAGAATTAAGAATTTCTCTGAAGTTGCACTTGGTTACTCTGAAGAACAAGCAGTTCTCGAGGCAAGAAGATGCTTACAATGTCCAGCACATCCATGTGTGAGTGGTTGTCCAGTGGGTATAGATATACCGGGTTTCATAAGAAAAATCAAAGAAGGAAACTTTGAAGAATCTGCAAAGATTCTCAAAAAATACAACAATCTTCCTGCGATATGTGGGAGAGTTTGCCCACAGGAGGTTCAATGTGAGGAAAAATGTGTTGTCGGTAAAATACCTGGTTCAGAGCCAGTTGCAATTGGTAGACTTGAACGATTTGTGGCAGACTGGGAAGCAGCCAATATTAAAGATTTAAAAGTGGATCCACAACCTCCGAGAGAAAAGAAGATCGCAGTAATCGGCTCTGGCCCAGCCGGACTAACTGTTGCGGCAGATCTTGCAAAGATGGGATATTCAGTTGATATTTTTGAAACCTTACACAAACCTGGTGGGGTATTGGTTTATGGTATACCAGAGTTTAGATTGCCAAAATCAATAGTTGAAAGAGAAGTCAGGTATATTGAATCATTATCGGTGAAAATTCATTTGAACACACCTGTTGGTAAGGCAATACCAGTTGAAGAGCTTTTGGACAAATATGATGCAATCTTTATAGGTGTTGGTGCAGGTACACCAAAGTTTATGAAAATACCAGGTACAAATCTCAATGGAGTTTATTCTGCCAATGAATTTTTGACCAGGGTTAATCTCATGAAGGCATATCTATTCCCAGAGTACGATACACCTGTGAAAAAAGGGAAAAATGTTGTGATAGTTGGTGGTGGAAATGTTGCAATGGATGCGGCAAGGAGTGCCTTGAGATTGGGAGCAAAGGATGTAGTAGTTGTCTACAGAAGAACGGAACAAGAAATGCCTGCTCGAAGAGAGGAATATCTCCATGCTGTTGAAGAGGGTATAAAATTCAAATGGTTGACTCAACCACTCAGATACATAGGAGATGAGAAAGGTAGAGTAACTGGAGTTGAGTGCATAAGTATGGAACTTGGTGAGCCAGACGAATCTGGAAGGAGAAGACCTATTCCGATCGAAGATAGTAGATTTATAATAGAAACCGATATGGTTGTGGAGGCTATAGGTACAGATGCAAATAGATTTTTGCTGAGTCAGTTCAAAGGCTTGACACTCAACAAATATGGTTATGTAATTGCCGATAGTGAAACTGGTGCAACCAGCCTTAGGAAAGTTTTTGCCGGTGGAGATATAGTAACGGGAGCAGCAACCGTTATTGAAGCGATGGGCGCAGGTAAGAGGGCAGCTTATTGGATAGATAAATTTCTCTCGGGTGAATATGATCCTTGGAGATGA